One genomic segment of Parus major isolate Abel chromosome 10, Parus_major1.1, whole genome shotgun sequence includes these proteins:
- the SENP8 gene encoding sentrin-specific protease 8 yields MDPVVLSYMDSLLRQSDVALLEPPNWLNDHIIGFAFEYFSNQQFQEFSHRVCFIGPEVAQFIKCALSQEEIAIFLQPLDLLHKELLFLPINDNSSQAAGGTHWSLLVYFRDKKCFAHYDSHSKCNSVHAKQVAGKLEAFLGKRGGKATFVEEKAPAQQNSYDCGMYVICNAEALCRGYFQGRMEPLLQLLTPSYITQKRSEWKALITKLAQK; encoded by the coding sequence ATGGATCCCGTGGTTCTCAGCTACATGGACAGCCTGCTGAGGCAGTCGGACgtggccctgctggagccccCGAACTGGCTCAACGACCACATCATCGGCTTCGCCTTCGAGTACTTCTCCAACCAGCAGTTCCAGGAGTTCAGCCACCGTGTTTGTTTCATCGGCCCTGAGGTGGCTCAGTTCATCAAGTGTGCCCTTAGTCAGGAAGAAATAGCCATATTCCTCCAGCCGCTGGACCTTCTCcacaaggagctgctgttcctgcctATCAATGACAACTCCAGCCAGGCCGCTGGGGGCACCCACTGGAGCTTACTGGTTTATTTCAGGGACAAGAAGTGCTTCGCTCATTACGATTCCCACAGTAAATGCAACTCTGTCCATGCCAAGCAAGTGGCAGGGAAACTGGAGGCCTTTCTGGGAAAAAGAGGGGGCAAAGCCACCTTTGTGGAGGAGAAGGCGCCGGCGCAGCAGAACAGCTACGACTGTGGGATGTACGTGATCTGCAATGCCGAGGCTCTGTGCCGTGGCTACTTCCAGGGCCGGATGgagcctctgctgcagctcctcaccccCTCCTACATCACCCAGAAGAGGTCAGAGTGGAAAGCTCTCATCACAAAACTGGCACAGAAGTGA
- the GRAMD2A gene encoding GRAM domain-containing protein 2A isoform X3: MHEKAAPLKSPELRHSREKLEVSHKQKSLDSLDGSLRLNETLKDEDIKKCHREVAASKYNSQYHKLFKDIPTEESVLKVCSCALQRDILIQGRLYISPNWLCFYANLFGKDIKVVIPVVSVQLIKKHKTARLLPNGLAITTTASRKYIFVSLISRDSVYDVLRRVCTHLQVSSKKSLSLKELSEEPDSVSLEVIVPEGKWRKVSPTSLSLSLPDANYQCIHRTSVSSLSAKESSFTSEEPLVSESAINTEEELEVEQSCVAELRPSDYQLLKIFIVLICLLVVSSSYLAFRIFRLEQQLCSLNRDYLSRGHRR, translated from the exons ATGCATGAGAAGGCAGCTCCCCTGAAGAGCCCCGAGCTCAGGCACAGTCGTGAGAAGCTGGAGGTGTCCCACAAGCAGAAGAGTTTGGATTCCCTCGACggcag ccTCCGCCTGAATGAAACCCTCAAGGATGAGGACATCAAGAAATGCCACCGGGAAGTG gcTGCTAGCAAGTACAACTCCCAGTACCACAAGCTGTTCAAGGACATCCCGACGGAGGAGAGCGTGCTGAAAG TTTGCTCCTGCGCGCTACAGAGAGACATCCTCATCCAGGGAAGGCTTTACATCTCCCCCAACTGGCTCTGCTTCTACGCAAACCTTTTTGGGAAGGACATTAAG GTTGTGATCCCAGTGGTGTCTGTACAGCTGATAAAGAAGCACAAGACTGCTCGGCTGCTGCCCAACGGCCTGGCCATCACCACCACTGCCAGCAGAAAG TACATCTTTGTATCCCTCATCTCTCGTGACAGCGTCTATGACGTCCTGAGGAGAGTCTGCACCCACCTGCAG GTTTCCAGTAAGAAGAGCTTGAGTCTGAAGGAGCTGTCGGAGGAGCCGGACTCCGTGTCACTG GAGGTGATTGTCCCCGAGGGCAAGTGGAGGAAGGTGTCACCTACCTCACTGTCACTATCACTGCCAGATGCCAACTACCAGTGCATCCACCGGACCTCTGTCAGCAGCCTAAGCGCCAAGGAGAGCTCCTTCACCTCTGAGGAACCACTGGTTTCAG AAAGTGCAATAAATActgaggaagagctggaggtggagcagagctgtgtggcaGAGCTGAGACCCTCCGACTACCAGCTCCTGAAGATCTTCATCGTGCT CATCTGTCTCCTGGTCGTGTCCTCCTCATACCTGGCGTTCCGCATCTTCcgtctggagcagcagctctgctctctgaatCGGGATTACCTCTCCCGCGGGCACAGGAG GTGA
- the GRAMD2A gene encoding GRAM domain-containing protein 2A isoform X1 — MHEKAAPLKSPELRHSREKLEVSHKQKSLDSLDGSLRLNETLKDEDIKKCHREVAASKYNSQYHKLFKDIPTEESVLKVCSCALQRDILIQGRLYISPNWLCFYANLFGKDIKVVIPVVSVQLIKKHKTARLLPNGLAITTTASRKYIFVSLISRDSVYDVLRRVCTHLQVSSKKSLSLKELSEEPDSVSLEVIVPEGKWRKVSPTSLSLSLPDANYQCIHRTSVSSLSAKESSFTSEEPLVSESAINTEEELEVEQSCVAELRPSDYQLLKIFIVLICLLVVSSSYLAFRIFRLEQQLCSLNRDYLSRGHRRKHQDISLELGCSWGPWASSA, encoded by the exons ATGCATGAGAAGGCAGCTCCCCTGAAGAGCCCCGAGCTCAGGCACAGTCGTGAGAAGCTGGAGGTGTCCCACAAGCAGAAGAGTTTGGATTCCCTCGACggcag ccTCCGCCTGAATGAAACCCTCAAGGATGAGGACATCAAGAAATGCCACCGGGAAGTG gcTGCTAGCAAGTACAACTCCCAGTACCACAAGCTGTTCAAGGACATCCCGACGGAGGAGAGCGTGCTGAAAG TTTGCTCCTGCGCGCTACAGAGAGACATCCTCATCCAGGGAAGGCTTTACATCTCCCCCAACTGGCTCTGCTTCTACGCAAACCTTTTTGGGAAGGACATTAAG GTTGTGATCCCAGTGGTGTCTGTACAGCTGATAAAGAAGCACAAGACTGCTCGGCTGCTGCCCAACGGCCTGGCCATCACCACCACTGCCAGCAGAAAG TACATCTTTGTATCCCTCATCTCTCGTGACAGCGTCTATGACGTCCTGAGGAGAGTCTGCACCCACCTGCAG GTTTCCAGTAAGAAGAGCTTGAGTCTGAAGGAGCTGTCGGAGGAGCCGGACTCCGTGTCACTG GAGGTGATTGTCCCCGAGGGCAAGTGGAGGAAGGTGTCACCTACCTCACTGTCACTATCACTGCCAGATGCCAACTACCAGTGCATCCACCGGACCTCTGTCAGCAGCCTAAGCGCCAAGGAGAGCTCCTTCACCTCTGAGGAACCACTGGTTTCAG AAAGTGCAATAAATActgaggaagagctggaggtggagcagagctgtgtggcaGAGCTGAGACCCTCCGACTACCAGCTCCTGAAGATCTTCATCGTGCT CATCTGTCTCCTGGTCGTGTCCTCCTCATACCTGGCGTTCCGCATCTTCcgtctggagcagcagctctgctctctgaatCGGGATTACCTCTCCCGCGGGCACAGGAG GAAGCACCAGGACATCTCGTTGGAGCTGGGCTGTTCCTGGGGGCCATGGGCATCTTCTGCATGA
- the GRAMD2A gene encoding GRAM domain-containing protein 2A isoform X2 — protein MHEKAAPLKSPELRHSREKLEVSHKQKSLDSLDGSLRLNETLKDEDIKKCHREVAASKYNSQYHKLFKDIPTEESVLKVCSCALQRDILIQGRLYISPNWLCFYANLFGKDIKVVIPVVSVQLIKKHKTARLLPNGLAITTTASRKYIFVSLISRDSVYDVLRRVCTHLQVSSKKSLSLKELSEEPDSVSLEVIVPEGKWRKVSPTSLSLSLPDANYQCIHRTSVSSLSAKESSFTSEEPLVSESAINTEEELEVEQSCVAELRPSDYQLLKIFIVLICLLVVSSSYLAFRIFRLEQQLCSLNRDYLSRGHRR, from the exons ATGCATGAGAAGGCAGCTCCCCTGAAGAGCCCCGAGCTCAGGCACAGTCGTGAGAAGCTGGAGGTGTCCCACAAGCAGAAGAGTTTGGATTCCCTCGACggcag ccTCCGCCTGAATGAAACCCTCAAGGATGAGGACATCAAGAAATGCCACCGGGAAGTG gcTGCTAGCAAGTACAACTCCCAGTACCACAAGCTGTTCAAGGACATCCCGACGGAGGAGAGCGTGCTGAAAG TTTGCTCCTGCGCGCTACAGAGAGACATCCTCATCCAGGGAAGGCTTTACATCTCCCCCAACTGGCTCTGCTTCTACGCAAACCTTTTTGGGAAGGACATTAAG GTTGTGATCCCAGTGGTGTCTGTACAGCTGATAAAGAAGCACAAGACTGCTCGGCTGCTGCCCAACGGCCTGGCCATCACCACCACTGCCAGCAGAAAG TACATCTTTGTATCCCTCATCTCTCGTGACAGCGTCTATGACGTCCTGAGGAGAGTCTGCACCCACCTGCAG GTTTCCAGTAAGAAGAGCTTGAGTCTGAAGGAGCTGTCGGAGGAGCCGGACTCCGTGTCACTG GAGGTGATTGTCCCCGAGGGCAAGTGGAGGAAGGTGTCACCTACCTCACTGTCACTATCACTGCCAGATGCCAACTACCAGTGCATCCACCGGACCTCTGTCAGCAGCCTAAGCGCCAAGGAGAGCTCCTTCACCTCTGAGGAACCACTGGTTTCAG AAAGTGCAATAAATActgaggaagagctggaggtggagcagagctgtgtggcaGAGCTGAGACCCTCCGACTACCAGCTCCTGAAGATCTTCATCGTGCT CATCTGTCTCCTGGTCGTGTCCTCCTCATACCTGGCGTTCCGCATCTTCcgtctggagcagcagctctgctctctgaatCGGGATTACCTCTCCCGCGGGCACAGGAGGTGA